One Arthrobacter sp. B3I4 genomic window, GCGGACGGCGGTGGCGGATGCCGGGCTAGGCTGGCCCTATGCAGGTGAACACTCAGCAACCCGTCCGCCCCGCCGCCCCAGGGACCGGCGTCGAACACCGGCTCTCCGCCGCGGACGCACAAAAGGCGGCGGCGCTGCGGAAGATGAAATTGCTAGCCGTGTCGCTGCTGATCGTCATGGCTATCATCTTCGTTGTCGCCTTCGCCCTGCAAAAGCAGTACCCGTGGCTGGAGTACGTCCGGGCGGCGGCCGAAGGCGGGATGGTAGGCGCCCTCGCGGATTGGTTCGCCGTCACGGCCCTGTTCAAATACCCGATGGGCCTGAAGATCCCCCACACCGCCATCATCCCGCGGCGCAAGGACCAAATCGGGGCGTCGCTGGGCGAATTCGTGGAGACCAACTTCCTGTCCGAACAGGTGGTCAAGGAAAAGCTTGCCAGCGTCGACGTCGCCCGGAAGGTGGGCGGCTGGCTGTCCGGCCCGGGCGGGGCCGAGCGGGTGGCCAAGGAAGGCGCCGCCGTGATTCGCGGCGCTTTCAAGGTGCTTAACGACGACGACGTCCAGGCGGTTATCGAGGGCATGGTCCGCCGGCACGTGCTGGCTCCCCCGTGGGGCCCGCCGGTGGGCCGGCTGGCGCAGCGCGTGTTCGACGACGGCCACCACCACGCTCTGGTCGACCTGCTGGTGGACCGCACCGTGGACTGGGTGCGGGACAACCACGAGACGGTCAACCGTCTGGTGACGGACCGCTCCCCCACGTGGGTGCCCACCTTCGTTGACGGGCTCGTGGGCGACAAGGTCTACCTGGAGATCCTGAAATTTGTCCGCGCGGTTCAGGCTGACCCGCAGCACCAGGTCCGGCGTTCCATCGACACATACCTTCAGGAACTGGCGCAGGACCTGCAGCACGATCCGGTCATGATTGCCCGTGCCGAAGGGGTTAAGGCGCAGGTACTCGGCGACCCGGAGGTCCGTGAGCTCGCGTCCCGCACCTGGGGCACAGTCAAGGCCGCGCTGCTCGCCGCCGTCGACGATCCGCACAGCGAACTGACGGTCCGGTTCAAGGCCGCCGTCCACGACTTCGGCGCCCGGCTGGTGGTCGACCCGGAGCTGGCCGGCAAGGTGAACACCTGGATCGGCGACGCTGCCGGCTACCTCGTGAACAACTACCGCTCCGACATCGCCGGCGTGATTACCGACACCGTGTCCCGCTGGGACGCCGAGGAGACGTCGCAGAAAATCGAGCTGCAGGTCGGAAAGGACCTGCAGTTCATCCGGATCAACGGCACCGTGGTGGGAGCCCTCGCCGGGCTTGCCATCTTCACCGCCGCCAGCCTCGTCTTCGGCTAGGCCCGCGGTGGATCAGGCCCGGGCACCCGGTGAGCGGCGCGAGTTCGAAACCGACCGGCTGCTGCTGCGGCCCTGGCGCGTTTCCGACGCCCCCGTCCAGCGCGAGCTGTGGACCGAGCGTGATCCCCGGGTCCCCCCGCATCGCCGCATCAGTCCCGACGGCAGTCCCTCACTCCAAGAGCTCACGGACCAAATCCGTCGTGACACGGGGAATCCTTTCCCGGGGTTACTCGCCGCAGAGCAGAAAAGTTCCGGGCAGGTCATCGGCTACTGCGGGCTGATTCCCAATAGCCACGGACCGGCAGAGGAGCCCGAGCTCGCGTTTGAGTTCCTCCGGCAAGTCTGGTGCCGGGGGTTTGCGACTGAAGCTTCCTGGACCGTTCTCCAGCAGGCAAAGGCTGCGGGCTACCGACGCCTTTGGGCCACAGTGCGGGACTGGAACACCCCTTCACGCCGCGTGCTGGCCAAACTTGGATTCGTCGAGACGGGTCGAGTGGAGCCAGACGACGTGCACGGCGACTCTCTCTTCACTATGAAGACACTCTGACCCCAAAGGGCGCGTCGGCGCGCGTCGCGGCTCAGGGACAACCGCGCGGGAAGCGGCAACCTCGACCTCGACCTCGACTTCGACCTCTGAGGCGATCATCAGCACTAGCACCCTCCCTCGGACCGGGCCTCAACCGCTGGGACCTTGGAACGGGACGACCATTTCCCGCCGCGGCCGGACCTGTGGAACATCGAGCACCCGCAGCGTGCAATAATCTGCGCATGGATGCAGGTAAACAGATATGCGGCCGAGAACCGGACAGCCAGTACGTCGAACTGGCCGTCGAGGTGTTCGCCATGCTGGCTGACGCCACCCGGGTGCGGATCGTTCTTGCCCTTCGCGGGGGCGAGCTGCCGGTCAACCAGCTGGCTGAGATCGTCCATAAATCTCCGGCCGCTGTTTCCCAGCATCTGGCGAAGATGCGCCTGGCCCGAATGGTCACCACGAGGCAGGACGGGACGCGAGTCTTCTACCGTCTGGAAAACGAGCACGCCCGCCAGTTAGTGGCCGACGCCATTTTCCAGGCTGAACACTCCCTCGGTGGAACCCCCCGCCACCACCACACTGAAAGCGCGGAACTCGCATGACCGACCACCATGACCACCACTCCTCCAAGCCGACGGCGTCGCTCCACGGGCACGACCACGACCACAGGCACGACCACGATCACGAACATGGGCATGACCACGGGCATGGGCATGAGCACCCAACGGGGTTCAAGGGTTTCCTCTACGGCTTATTTGTCCCGCATACCCACGACGCCGCAGATTCCGTCGACGACGCGCTGGAGGCCAGCGGGCAGGGTGTCAGGGCGGTCAAAATCAGCCTCTTCATGCTTCTAGCCACCACCGTTTTGCAGTTCGCTGTGGTCTTGATCAGCGGTTCGGTGGCACTGCTTGCCGATACGATCCACAACTTTTCCGACGCCCTGACAGCCGTACCGCTCTGGGTGGCGTTTGTCCTCGCCCGACGGCCTGCAACGAGGCGCTACACGTATGGCTTCGGCCGCGCCGAGGACCTGGCCGGGCTGTTCATCGTCGCCGTGGTGGCGCTCTCCGCCGTCGTTGCCGGCTGGCAGTCGATCGACCGGCTGGTTAACCCGCAGCCGCTGAGCAACCTGGGCTGGGTTGCGGCTGCCGGCCTGGTGGGGTTCGCCGGCAACGAGGCCGTGGCAATCTACCGCATCCGCATCGGCCGGAGGATTGGTTCGGCCGCGCTGGTGGCGGACGGCGTCCACGCCCGCATGGACGGGTTCACCTCTCTGGCCGTCGTGCTGGGAGCCCTCGGTGTATGGGCCGGGTTCCCTCTTGCCGACCCCATCGTCGGGCTCCTGATTGCCGCCGCCATCATCATCTTGCTCTGGGGAACGGTCCGCAGCATCGGCCGGCGCCTAATGGACGGCATCGAACCGGATCTCGTTGACCGGGCACTGTCGGCGCTGTCCACCACCCCCGGTGTGGAAGCCGTACCAGCCCTGCAACTACGCTGGATTGGCCACCGTCTCCACGGCAATGCCAGCATCCAGGTCGCTGACATGCCGGTCTCGGCGGGCGAAGTCATCGTGCGGGACGCTGAGCACAGGCTCAGCCACGCCCT contains:
- a CDS encoding DUF445 domain-containing protein; the encoded protein is MQVNTQQPVRPAAPGTGVEHRLSAADAQKAAALRKMKLLAVSLLIVMAIIFVVAFALQKQYPWLEYVRAAAEGGMVGALADWFAVTALFKYPMGLKIPHTAIIPRRKDQIGASLGEFVETNFLSEQVVKEKLASVDVARKVGGWLSGPGGAERVAKEGAAVIRGAFKVLNDDDVQAVIEGMVRRHVLAPPWGPPVGRLAQRVFDDGHHHALVDLLVDRTVDWVRDNHETVNRLVTDRSPTWVPTFVDGLVGDKVYLEILKFVRAVQADPQHQVRRSIDTYLQELAQDLQHDPVMIARAEGVKAQVLGDPEVRELASRTWGTVKAALLAAVDDPHSELTVRFKAAVHDFGARLVVDPELAGKVNTWIGDAAGYLVNNYRSDIAGVITDTVSRWDAEETSQKIELQVGKDLQFIRINGTVVGALAGLAIFTAASLVFG
- a CDS encoding GNAT family N-acetyltransferase: MDQARAPGERREFETDRLLLRPWRVSDAPVQRELWTERDPRVPPHRRISPDGSPSLQELTDQIRRDTGNPFPGLLAAEQKSSGQVIGYCGLIPNSHGPAEEPELAFEFLRQVWCRGFATEASWTVLQQAKAAGYRRLWATVRDWNTPSRRVLAKLGFVETGRVEPDDVHGDSLFTMKTL
- a CDS encoding metalloregulator ArsR/SmtB family transcription factor, which translates into the protein MDAGKQICGREPDSQYVELAVEVFAMLADATRVRIVLALRGGELPVNQLAEIVHKSPAAVSQHLAKMRLARMVTTRQDGTRVFYRLENEHARQLVADAIFQAEHSLGGTPRHHHTESAELA
- a CDS encoding cation diffusion facilitator family transporter, giving the protein MTDHHDHHSSKPTASLHGHDHDHRHDHDHEHGHDHGHGHEHPTGFKGFLYGLFVPHTHDAADSVDDALEASGQGVRAVKISLFMLLATTVLQFAVVLISGSVALLADTIHNFSDALTAVPLWVAFVLARRPATRRYTYGFGRAEDLAGLFIVAVVALSAVVAGWQSIDRLVNPQPLSNLGWVAAAGLVGFAGNEAVAIYRIRIGRRIGSAALVADGVHARMDGFTSLAVVLGALGVWAGFPLADPIVGLLIAAAIIILLWGTVRSIGRRLMDGIEPDLVDRALSALSTTPGVEAVPALQLRWIGHRLHGNASIQVADMPVSAGEVIVRDAEHRLSHALPNLTGIAIRTTTGPAPESHDPARAASAHGHQ